From Streptomyces cyaneogriseus subsp. noncyanogenus, the proteins below share one genomic window:
- a CDS encoding response regulator — translation MTIRVLIADDQMMVREGFSVLLNAMPDIEVAGEAVNGREAVDKVRELRPDVVLMDIRMPELNGIEATREIVAADVTAKVLVLTTFDLDEYVYQALRAGASGFLLKDASARRLAEGVRVVASGEALLAPSVTKRLITEFSRLAGTPRRPGPAPAAYGELTERETEVLVLIAQGLSNAEIAERLVVAESTVKTHVSRILVKLGLRDRTQAAVFAYEARLVTPG, via the coding sequence ATGACCATCCGCGTGCTGATCGCGGACGACCAGATGATGGTGCGCGAGGGCTTCTCGGTCCTGCTGAACGCGATGCCGGACATCGAGGTCGCCGGCGAGGCGGTCAACGGCCGCGAGGCGGTGGACAAGGTCCGCGAACTGCGGCCCGACGTCGTCCTGATGGACATCCGCATGCCCGAGCTGAACGGCATCGAGGCCACCCGGGAGATCGTCGCCGCCGACGTCACCGCGAAGGTCCTCGTGCTGACCACCTTCGACCTCGACGAGTACGTCTACCAGGCGCTGCGCGCGGGCGCCTCCGGCTTCCTGCTCAAGGACGCCTCGGCCCGCCGGCTCGCCGAGGGCGTACGGGTGGTGGCCTCCGGTGAGGCGCTGCTGGCGCCCTCGGTCACCAAACGGCTGATCACCGAGTTCTCCCGGCTCGCCGGCACCCCGCGCCGGCCGGGCCCCGCCCCGGCCGCGTACGGCGAGCTGACCGAGCGCGAGACGGAGGTGCTGGTCCTGATCGCCCAGGGGCTGTCCAACGCGGAGATCGCCGAGCGGCTGGTGGTCGCCGAGTCGACCGTCAAGACCCACGTCAGCCGCATCCTGGTCAAGCTGGGGCTGCGGGACCGGACGCAGGCGGCGGTCTTCGCGTACGAGGCGAGGCTGGTGACGCCCGGCTGA
- a CDS encoding sensor histidine kinase: protein MTTRPPSAPTVADVTETTTQKQPTPPRGQFDAYQPRSPEFRAAADALRGLRQELFHDAFAYRPLPRAAADGPVARRLPGRLRSYAGHVPHAVVAVTALLAFSAGSVASGDSEGMGALIRGLLCAVPVAATLFRPVGAFWMSMASTPVVAMLGSTWWGDWPWLPGSFLCHLAVLVVVALRTRPRAAAWMWVVTAAYAFTVETAFGWGHYGTNTAPMLVVSALALLTATVWHIRRDARREVTAQRTVTAHERSRRTLLEERTTIARELHDVVAHHMSVVAIQAEAAPYRVENPPPELERAFATIRENAVAALTELRRVLGVVRAEDYEAPHGPQPTLADLDALLANVRDAGLSVEKAVTGAVRDLPPGVELSAYRIVQEALSNTLRHAPGAGARVEISYVLGGLGLRVVNGPVPVPSLVKPSPGAGHGIAGMRERVSMLDGEMTAGPADDGGYEVAVFLPVATAGEGGA from the coding sequence GTGACGACCCGGCCGCCGTCCGCGCCTACGGTTGCCGACGTGACCGAGACGACGACGCAGAAGCAGCCGACACCGCCGCGCGGCCAGTTCGACGCGTACCAGCCGCGCAGCCCGGAGTTCCGGGCCGCCGCCGACGCACTGCGGGGCCTGCGCCAGGAGCTGTTCCACGACGCGTTCGCCTACCGTCCGCTGCCCCGGGCGGCCGCGGACGGGCCGGTGGCGCGCCGGCTCCCCGGCCGCCTGCGGTCCTACGCGGGGCACGTCCCGCACGCGGTGGTGGCGGTGACCGCCCTGCTGGCCTTCTCGGCCGGCTCGGTCGCCAGCGGCGACTCCGAGGGCATGGGGGCGCTGATCCGCGGGCTGCTGTGCGCGGTGCCGGTGGCGGCGACGCTGTTCCGTCCGGTCGGCGCGTTCTGGATGTCCATGGCGTCGACCCCGGTCGTCGCGATGCTGGGCAGCACGTGGTGGGGCGACTGGCCGTGGCTGCCGGGCAGTTTCCTCTGCCACCTGGCCGTGCTGGTCGTCGTGGCCCTGCGCACCCGGCCGCGCGCGGCGGCGTGGATGTGGGTGGTCACCGCCGCCTACGCCTTCACCGTCGAGACCGCCTTCGGCTGGGGCCACTACGGCACCAACACCGCGCCCATGCTGGTCGTCTCCGCGCTGGCCCTGCTGACGGCCACCGTCTGGCACATCCGCCGCGACGCCCGCCGCGAGGTGACCGCCCAGCGGACCGTCACCGCGCACGAGCGCTCCCGGCGCACCCTGCTGGAGGAGCGCACCACCATCGCCCGTGAACTGCACGACGTGGTCGCCCACCACATGTCGGTGGTCGCCATCCAGGCCGAGGCCGCCCCCTACCGGGTCGAGAACCCGCCGCCGGAGCTGGAGCGGGCCTTCGCCACCATCCGCGAGAACGCGGTCGCGGCCCTCACCGAACTGCGCCGCGTCCTGGGCGTCGTACGCGCCGAGGACTACGAGGCGCCCCACGGCCCGCAGCCCACCCTCGCCGACCTGGACGCGCTGCTCGCCAATGTGCGGGACGCGGGCCTGAGCGTGGAGAAGGCGGTCACCGGCGCGGTCCGCGACCTGCCGCCCGGGGTGGAGCTGTCGGCGTACCGGATCGTGCAGGAGGCGCTGAGCAACACCCTGCGGCACGCCCCCGGCGCCGGCGCCCGGGTCGAGATCTCCTACGTCCTGGGCGGACTGGGCCTGCGCGTCGTCAACGGCCCGGTGCCGGTCCCGTCCCTCGTCAAGCCCTCGCCCGGCGCCGGGCACGGCATCGCCGGCATGCGGGAGCGGGTGTCCATGCTGGACGGCGAGATGACGGCGGGCCCGGCGGACGACGGGGGCTACGAGGTGGCGGTGTTCCTGCCGGTCGCCACCGCGGGCGAGGGCGGCGCATGA
- a CDS encoding alpha/beta hydrolase yields the protein MPDAAAPQNAAAPAGDGAARAAAEEKSAFSHPAAVPDATAAYGGHPDQVIDFYAPRGTAGPGGPAPVVVVLHGGAWRAPYDRRHVSPFAAFLARRGFAVASVEYRRGAEGEGGDGRTAGRWPDTFDDVAAALDALPGLVRRCLPQADTRRTVLTGHSAGGHLALWAAARHVLPEAAPWRTEGPPPLRGVVALAPIADFALADELGVCGGAVRQLLGGDEGFARHRPYADPALLLPTGIATTLVQGRTDIDVPQAVAESYAEAAARAGEVVGVTLLEDVGHFPLIDPAADACAVVAEEIAQLAW from the coding sequence ATGCCGGACGCCGCAGCCCCGCAGAACGCCGCCGCCCCCGCCGGCGACGGCGCGGCCCGCGCCGCCGCGGAGGAGAAGTCGGCCTTCTCGCACCCCGCGGCCGTCCCCGACGCCACCGCCGCCTACGGCGGCCACCCCGACCAGGTGATCGACTTCTACGCCCCGCGCGGCACGGCGGGCCCCGGCGGCCCGGCCCCCGTGGTGGTGGTCCTGCACGGCGGCGCCTGGCGGGCCCCGTACGACCGCCGCCACGTCAGCCCGTTCGCCGCCTTCCTGGCCCGCCGGGGCTTCGCCGTCGCCAGCGTGGAGTACCGCAGGGGAGCGGAGGGCGAGGGCGGCGACGGCCGGACCGCGGGGCGCTGGCCCGACACCTTCGACGACGTGGCCGCCGCGCTCGACGCGCTGCCCGGGCTCGTCCGCCGGTGCCTGCCGCAGGCCGACACGCGGCGGACGGTGCTCACCGGTCATTCCGCGGGCGGCCACCTCGCCCTGTGGGCGGCGGCCCGGCACGTCCTGCCGGAGGCGGCCCCCTGGCGCACCGAGGGGCCGCCGCCGCTGCGCGGCGTGGTCGCCCTCGCCCCGATCGCCGACTTCGCCCTCGCCGACGAGCTGGGCGTGTGCGGCGGCGCGGTGCGTCAACTCCTCGGCGGAGACGAGGGGTTCGCCCGGCACCGGCCGTACGCCGACCCGGCGCTGCTGCTGCCCACCGGCATTGCGACCACCCTCGTCCAGGGCCGCACCGACATCGACGTGCCGCAGGCGGTCGCCGAGTCGTACGCGGAGGCGGCGGCCAGGGCGGGCGAGGTGGTGGGCGTCACGCTCCTGGAGGACGTCGGCCACTTCCCGCTCATCGACCCGGCGGCGGATGCCTGCGCGGTGGTCGCGGAGGAGATCGCGCAACTGGCGTGGTGA
- a CDS encoding TetR/AcrR family transcriptional regulator, which translates to MPAEPGTVRPGGRTARVRAAVLRAAGDVLAEQGFDRLDLADIARRAEVGKTTVYRRWGSVTGLVADLLADMAEQSLPRTETGSVLGDLTANADLVRRTLADPRQGALFRAVIAAAACDARTARALRRFYEVRVAEWAPCVEQGVARGELPAGTDAAAVVRAVSAPLYYTLLTTGEAPDAAAADRAARAAFAAAAAGVYVTGDPAAEPGPSPA; encoded by the coding sequence ATGCCCGCCGAACCCGGCACCGTACGTCCCGGCGGTCGCACCGCCCGGGTCCGTGCCGCCGTGCTGCGCGCGGCCGGCGACGTCCTGGCCGAGCAGGGCTTCGACCGGCTCGACCTGGCCGACATCGCGCGGCGGGCCGAGGTCGGCAAGACGACCGTGTACCGGCGCTGGGGCTCGGTGACCGGCCTGGTGGCCGACCTCCTCGCGGACATGGCCGAGCAGTCGCTGCCCCGTACCGAGACCGGCTCCGTCCTCGGCGATCTGACGGCCAACGCCGACCTCGTCCGGCGGACCCTCGCCGACCCCCGCCAGGGCGCCCTGTTCCGCGCGGTCATCGCCGCCGCGGCCTGCGACGCCCGGACGGCGCGGGCGCTGCGACGGTTCTACGAGGTGCGGGTGGCCGAGTGGGCGCCCTGCGTCGAGCAGGGCGTGGCGCGCGGGGAGCTGCCCGCGGGCACGGACGCGGCGGCGGTGGTCCGCGCGGTGTCCGCCCCGCTGTACTACACCCTCCTCACCACCGGCGAGGCCCCGGACGCCGCCGCCGCGGACCGCGCGGCCCGCGCCGCCTTCGCCGCCGCGGCGGCCGGGGTGTACGTCACCGGGGACCCGGCAGCGGAGCCCGGGCCGTCCCCCGCGTGA
- the kynU gene encoding kynureninase translates to MSDLMRKAGELDAADPLGGLRDRFVLDDVVYLDGNSLGALPANVPAAVDDVVRRQWGELRIRSWEESGWWTAPERIGDRIAPLVGAAAGQIVVGDSTSVNVFKALVAAVRMAGEGRDEILVDATTFPTDGYIAESAARLTGRTLRPVTPAEVPAALGERTAAVLLNHVDYRTGRLHDLPALTAAVHAAGAYAVWDLCHSAGALPVGLDEHGVDLAVGCTYKYLNGGPGSPAYLYVRRDLQARFDSPLPGWNSHAEPFGMRGAYEPASGAPRGRVGTPDILSMLALEAALEVWDGVSIEAVRAKSLALTDFFEECVRAYAPPGRVESVTPAAHAERGSQVALRCDDAGDVMKRLIEREVVGDFRAPDVLRFGFTPLYIGFADVERAARVLAEVLGEALP, encoded by the coding sequence ATGTCTGACCTCATGAGGAAGGCCGGGGAACTGGACGCCGCCGACCCGCTCGGCGGGCTGCGCGACCGGTTCGTCCTGGACGACGTGGTGTACCTGGACGGCAACTCGCTGGGCGCGCTCCCGGCGAACGTCCCCGCGGCCGTGGACGACGTGGTGCGCCGCCAGTGGGGCGAGCTGCGCATCCGCTCCTGGGAGGAGAGCGGCTGGTGGACCGCGCCCGAGCGGATCGGCGACCGGATCGCCCCGCTGGTCGGGGCGGCGGCCGGGCAGATCGTCGTGGGCGACTCCACCAGCGTCAACGTGTTCAAGGCGCTGGTCGCGGCGGTGCGCATGGCGGGGGAGGGGCGCGACGAGATCCTCGTGGACGCCACGACCTTCCCGACCGACGGCTACATCGCCGAGTCGGCGGCCCGGCTGACCGGCCGCACGCTGCGGCCGGTGACCCCGGCCGAGGTGCCGGCCGCGCTCGGGGAGCGCACCGCCGCCGTGCTGCTCAACCACGTCGACTACCGCACCGGGCGGCTGCACGACTTGCCCGCGCTCACGGCCGCGGTGCACGCGGCGGGCGCGTACGCCGTGTGGGACCTGTGCCACAGCGCGGGCGCGCTGCCGGTCGGCCTGGACGAGCACGGCGTCGACCTGGCGGTCGGCTGCACCTACAAGTACCTCAACGGCGGCCCCGGCTCGCCCGCGTACCTGTATGTGCGCCGCGACCTCCAGGCCCGCTTCGACTCGCCGCTGCCGGGCTGGAACTCGCACGCCGAGCCGTTCGGCATGCGCGGCGCCTACGAGCCGGCCTCCGGGGCCCCGCGCGGCCGGGTCGGCACGCCGGACATCCTCTCCATGCTCGCCCTGGAGGCGGCGCTGGAGGTGTGGGACGGCGTCTCGATCGAGGCGGTGCGGGCCAAGTCGCTGGCGCTGACGGACTTCTTCGAGGAGTGCGTGCGCGCCTACGCCCCGCCGGGGCGGGTGGAGTCGGTGACGCCGGCGGCGCACGCCGAGCGCGGCAGCCAGGTCGCCCTGCGCTGCGACGACGCCGGTGACGTCATGAAGCGGCTCATCGAGCGCGAGGTCGTCGGCGACTTCCGCGCCCCGGACGTGCTGCGCTTCGGCTTCACCCCGCTGTACATCGGGTTCGCGGACGTGGAGCGGGCGGCCCGGGTGCTGGCGGAGGTGCTCGGGGAGGCGCTCCCGTAG
- a CDS encoding tryptophan 2,3-dioxygenase family protein has translation MSQQAQPTPQDPKNPEAHEPETPHLDFDGTTPYEDYVKADVLTHLQHLLSDDPGEMVFLVTTQVMELWFTVIVHEWETAARALREDRVRPAVDALKRSVRELEALNASWKPLGQLTPAQFNSYRGALGEGSGFQSAMYRRLEFLLGEKSAAMLVPHRGSPRVHAELEKALHEPSLYDEVLRLLARRGHAIPDAVLNRDLTRRYEPSPEVEAAWTAVYEGDQNGELARLGEALTDVAELVWRWRNDHLVATRRAMGAKTGTGGSAGVAWLEKRAQKNVFPELWTARSYV, from the coding sequence ATGTCCCAACAGGCTCAGCCCACCCCTCAGGACCCGAAGAACCCTGAGGCCCACGAGCCCGAGACCCCGCATCTCGACTTCGACGGCACGACGCCGTACGAGGACTACGTCAAGGCCGACGTGCTCACCCACCTCCAGCACCTCCTCTCCGACGATCCCGGCGAGATGGTGTTCCTGGTGACCACCCAGGTGATGGAGTTGTGGTTCACCGTCATCGTCCACGAGTGGGAGACCGCCGCCCGCGCCCTGCGCGAGGACCGGGTGCGGCCGGCCGTCGACGCGCTGAAGCGGTCGGTACGGGAGCTGGAGGCGCTCAACGCCTCCTGGAAGCCGCTCGGCCAGCTCACGCCCGCGCAGTTCAACTCCTACCGGGGCGCCCTCGGCGAGGGCTCCGGTTTCCAGTCGGCGATGTACCGGCGCCTGGAGTTCCTGCTCGGCGAGAAGTCCGCGGCCATGCTGGTCCCGCACCGCGGCTCCCCGCGCGTCCACGCCGAGCTGGAGAAGGCGCTGCATGAGCCGAGCCTGTACGACGAGGTCCTGCGGCTGCTCGCCCGGCGCGGACACGCCATCCCGGACGCGGTGCTCAACCGCGACCTGACCCGGCGCTACGAGCCCTCGCCCGAGGTGGAGGCCGCCTGGACGGCCGTCTACGAGGGCGACCAGAACGGCGAGCTGGCCCGGCTCGGCGAGGCGCTGACCGACGTCGCCGAGCTGGTGTGGCGCTGGCGCAACGACCACCTCGTCGCCACCCGCCGCGCGATGGGCGCCAAGACCGGCACCGGCGGCTCCGCCGGGGTGGCCTGGCTGGAGAAGCGGGCGCAGAAGAACGTGTTCCCCGAGCTGTGGACGGCGCGGTCGTATGTCTGA
- a CDS encoding DUF3151 domain-containing protein: protein MAIHENLLGGPPPTHLPDDPEPRELLANGTAPADVAARHPASSLAWAELADEAFERGSVVESYAYARTGYHRGLDALRRSGWKGHGPVPWEHEPNRGFLRALHALARAAQAIGEKEEHERCSQFLRDSSQTAAEVLG from the coding sequence ATGGCCATTCACGAGAACCTGCTCGGGGGACCGCCCCCGACCCACCTGCCCGACGACCCCGAGCCGCGCGAGCTGCTGGCGAACGGCACCGCGCCCGCCGACGTCGCCGCCCGGCACCCGGCCTCCTCGCTCGCCTGGGCCGAGCTGGCCGACGAGGCGTTCGAGCGGGGCAGCGTCGTGGAGTCGTACGCCTACGCCCGCACCGGCTACCACCGGGGCCTGGACGCGCTGCGCCGCAGCGGCTGGAAGGGGCACGGCCCGGTGCCGTGGGAGCACGAGCCCAACCGCGGCTTCCTGCGGGCCCTGCACGCCCTCGCCCGTGCCGCGCAGGCGATCGGCGAGAAGGAGGAGCACGAGCGCTGCTCCCAGTTCCTGCGGGACTCCTCGCAGACCGCCGCCGAGGTGCTGGGCTGA
- the fbaA gene encoding class II fructose-bisphosphate aldolase — translation MPIATPEVYNEMLDRAKAGKFAYPAINVTSSQTLHAALRGFAEAESDGIIQISTGGAEFLGGQHNKDMVTGAVALAEFAHIVAEKYDVNVALHTDHCPKDKLDGYVRPLLALSEKRVQAGLNPLFQSHMWDGSAETLADNLAIAQELLPRAAAAKIILEVEITPTGGEEDGVTHEINDSLYTTVEDAIRTAEALGLGEQGRYLLAASFGNVHGVYKPGNVVLRPELLKQLNDGVAAKFGRPAESKPFDFVFHGGSGSSVEEIHTALENGVVKMNIDTDTQYAFTRPVVDHMFKNYDGVLKVDGEVGAKKTYDPRTWGKLAEAGMAQRVVEACQSLRSAGTKIK, via the coding sequence ATGCCCATCGCAACTCCCGAGGTCTACAACGAGATGCTGGACCGGGCGAAGGCAGGCAAGTTCGCCTACCCGGCCATCAACGTGACCTCCTCCCAGACCTTGCACGCGGCGCTGCGCGGTTTCGCGGAGGCGGAGAGCGACGGCATCATCCAGATCTCCACCGGCGGTGCCGAGTTCCTGGGCGGCCAGCACAACAAGGACATGGTGACCGGCGCGGTCGCCCTGGCCGAGTTCGCGCACATCGTCGCCGAGAAGTACGACGTCAACGTGGCCCTGCACACGGACCACTGCCCCAAGGACAAGCTCGACGGGTACGTCCGTCCGCTGCTCGCGCTCTCCGAGAAGCGCGTCCAGGCCGGGCTGAACCCGCTGTTCCAGTCGCACATGTGGGACGGCTCCGCCGAGACCCTCGCCGACAACCTGGCCATCGCGCAGGAGCTGCTGCCCCGCGCCGCCGCCGCGAAGATCATCCTCGAGGTCGAGATCACCCCGACCGGCGGTGAGGAGGACGGCGTCACCCACGAGATCAACGACTCGCTGTACACGACCGTCGAGGACGCCATCCGCACCGCCGAGGCGCTGGGCCTGGGCGAGCAGGGCCGCTACCTGCTGGCCGCCTCCTTCGGCAACGTCCACGGCGTGTACAAGCCGGGCAACGTCGTGCTCCGCCCCGAGCTGCTGAAGCAGCTCAACGACGGCGTCGCCGCCAAGTTCGGCCGCCCGGCCGAGAGCAAGCCGTTCGACTTCGTCTTCCACGGCGGCTCCGGCTCCTCGGTGGAGGAGATCCACACCGCGCTGGAGAACGGCGTGGTCAAGATGAACATCGACACCGACACGCAGTACGCCTTCACGCGTCCGGTCGTCGACCACATGTTCAAGAACTACGACGGTGTGCTGAAGGTCGACGGCGAGGTCGGCGCCAAGAAGACCTACGACCCGCGGACCTGGGGCAAGCTGGCCGAGGCCGGCATGGCCCAGCGGGTCGTCGAGGCGTGCCAGAGCCTGCGCTCGGCCGGTACGAAGATCAAGTAA
- the pyrE gene encoding orotate phosphoribosyltransferase: MTDVRGALLQQIKDKAVVHGKVTLSSGLEADYYVDLRRITLDGEAAPLVGQVLLDLTEELEFDAVGGLTMGADPVAAAMLHAAAARGRRLDAFVVRKAAKAHGLQRRVEGPDIAGRRVLVVEDTSTTGGSPLTAVEAVREAGAEVVAVATIVDRATGAAEKIQEGAGVPYLYAYSKDELGLD; this comes from the coding sequence ATGACGGACGTACGCGGCGCGCTGCTGCAGCAGATCAAGGACAAGGCCGTGGTGCACGGCAAGGTGACCCTCTCCTCGGGGCTGGAGGCCGACTACTACGTCGACCTGCGCCGCATCACCCTCGACGGCGAGGCCGCGCCGCTCGTCGGCCAGGTGCTGCTGGACCTGACCGAGGAACTGGAGTTCGACGCGGTGGGCGGCCTCACCATGGGTGCCGACCCGGTCGCCGCCGCGATGCTGCACGCCGCCGCCGCCCGCGGGCGCAGGCTGGACGCCTTCGTGGTCCGCAAGGCCGCCAAGGCGCACGGCCTCCAGCGCCGGGTCGAGGGCCCGGACATCGCCGGCCGCCGCGTCCTGGTCGTCGAGGACACCTCCACCACCGGCGGCTCGCCGCTGACCGCCGTCGAGGCGGTGCGCGAGGCCGGCGCCGAGGTGGTGGCGGTGGCCACCATCGTCGACCGGGCGACCGGCGCCGCCGAGAAGATCCAGGAGGGCGCCGGGGTGCCGTACCTGTACGCCTACTCCAAGGACGAACTGGGCCTGGACTGA
- a CDS encoding aldose epimerase — MTIEPITLTAGDAEATVLPGNGGRIGGLRVGGTELLRQGDRYGCFPMVPWCGRIREGRFRDGAVVHRMPLNAPPHAIHGTARDAAWRTARVTRDEAVLTHDLTDPWPYSGRVTQVVSLAEDALTLTMAVETYESSFPAQIGWHPWFNRTLDGGEGVRIDFAPAWQEERGEDHLPTGRRVDPLPGPWDDCFGMPGGVDVTLTWPGRLELKVTSPEEWVVVYDEQEAAVCVEPQTGPPDGLNSAPRLVTPLEPLEATTVWSWRRL; from the coding sequence GTGACCATCGAACCCATCACGCTGACCGCGGGTGACGCGGAGGCGACCGTGCTGCCGGGCAACGGCGGCCGGATCGGCGGGCTCCGCGTCGGCGGCACCGAACTGCTCCGCCAGGGCGACCGCTACGGCTGCTTCCCGATGGTGCCCTGGTGCGGCCGGATCCGCGAGGGCCGCTTCCGGGACGGCGCCGTCGTCCACCGGATGCCGCTCAACGCCCCGCCGCACGCCATCCACGGCACCGCCCGCGACGCTGCCTGGCGCACCGCCCGCGTCACGCGCGACGAGGCGGTCCTCACCCACGACCTGACGGACCCCTGGCCCTATTCCGGCCGGGTCACCCAGGTGGTCTCGCTCGCGGAGGACGCGCTGACGCTGACGATGGCCGTCGAGACGTACGAGTCGTCGTTCCCGGCGCAGATCGGCTGGCACCCCTGGTTCAACCGCACCCTCGACGGCGGCGAGGGCGTGCGGATCGACTTCGCGCCCGCCTGGCAGGAGGAGCGCGGCGAGGACCACCTGCCCACCGGCCGGCGCGTCGACCCCCTGCCCGGCCCCTGGGACGACTGCTTCGGGATGCCCGGCGGCGTCGACGTCACCCTCACCTGGCCCGGGCGGCTGGAGCTGAAGGTGACCAGCCCCGAGGAGTGGGTGGTGGTCTACGACGAGCAGGAGGCCGCCGTGTGCGTGGAGCCGCAGACCGGCCCGCCCGACGGGCTGAACAGCGCGCCGCGCCTGGTCACGCCGCTGGAGCCGCTGGAGGCCACCACGGTCTGGAGCTGGCGGCGGCTTTAA
- a CDS encoding SRPBCC family protein, with protein sequence MEHEVFVPVPAERLREVLADPGRVAGAVPGLQQDAGAGPVAGRLRVRIGGHTITYRGAGHLSRRDDGTYAVEGEATEARGTGAVRVALTLRVTDAEDGRDGCLLAFTGSATADGRVTDLPADAVASAATRLLNRFAQNLGHAARPHPATAESLATEDFEPSAAGDFDAAPDADDAPVPPAGPSEPAAGPPPGTGSVFDTEVPPSSLDPTTDAEGVDAGLGEDLGEDTGEDADAGEDFPDAAEPPAEAAHARRTMIGRSAEEVDHAPPRGRYAPVPAPQTVTASTSLRWAAPAAALVLASAIVVGRVLRRRR encoded by the coding sequence ATGGAGCATGAGGTGTTCGTTCCGGTTCCGGCCGAGCGGCTCAGGGAGGTGCTGGCCGACCCCGGGCGGGTCGCCGGCGCGGTTCCCGGCCTCCAGCAGGACGCCGGGGCCGGGCCCGTCGCCGGGCGGCTGCGGGTGCGCATCGGCGGCCACACCATCACCTACCGGGGCGCGGGGCACCTGTCCCGGCGGGACGACGGCACGTACGCCGTCGAGGGCGAGGCCACCGAGGCGCGCGGCACCGGCGCGGTCCGGGTGGCCCTGACGCTGCGCGTGACGGACGCCGAGGACGGCCGGGACGGCTGCCTCCTCGCCTTCACCGGGTCGGCCACGGCGGACGGGCGCGTCACGGACCTGCCGGCCGATGCGGTCGCCTCGGCCGCCACCCGGCTGCTGAACCGGTTCGCGCAGAACCTGGGCCATGCCGCACGGCCGCACCCGGCGACCGCCGAGTCCCTGGCCACCGAGGACTTCGAGCCCTCGGCCGCCGGCGACTTCGACGCCGCCCCGGACGCGGACGACGCGCCCGTCCCGCCCGCGGGTCCGTCCGAGCCCGCCGCCGGGCCGCCCCCGGGCACCGGCTCGGTCTTCGACACCGAGGTCCCCCCGTCCTCCCTGGACCCCACCACCGACGCCGAGGGCGTCGACGCCGGCCTCGGCGAGGACCTCGGCGAGGACACCGGCGAGGACGCCGACGCCGGTGAGGACTTCCCGGACGCCGCCGAGCCGCCCGCCGAGGCCGCGCACGCCCGCCGCACGATGATCGGGCGCAGCGCCGAGGAGGTCGACCACGCCCCGCCGCGCGGCCGGTACGCCCCCGTCCCGGCGCCGCAGACGGTCACCGCGTCCACCTCCCTGCGCTGGGCGGCCCCGGCCGCCGCGCTGGTGCTGGCGTCGGCGATCGTGGTGGGCCGGGTGCTGCGCAGGCGCCGCTGA